One Camelina sativa cultivar DH55 chromosome 3, Cs, whole genome shotgun sequence genomic window carries:
- the LOC104776998 gene encoding probable LRR receptor-like serine/threonine-protein kinase At1g29720 isoform X1, which yields MTTLKTLDLSFNKLTGEIQLQNLPKKTYLTGNLLSGNIESGALSNSKSYIDLSYNNFSWSSNCQESINKYRSSYLKNNLTGLLPCAAPIQCSKYQRSLHINCGGENVTITNSFGKTTYQTDNSRQTTAASNQHFEYWGVSNTGDFTDDNNDLDEYFISTNSILSGDYPHDLYKTARRSALSLVYYAFCLKNGPYNLTLHFMEIRFLDKELYTHLGRRIFDVYVQGELFLRDFNIKEDANDTLKPVVKSMNVNVTDHMLEIRFYWAGKGTTLIPERGNYGPLISAISLCHHSLEPHCGAEIKHHMDYLLIWGASGALVAIILLALGIYARRKWKRANEKRERDMRAQGLQTVCFTWRQLQAATNNFNEANKLGEGGFGSVYKGELSDGTIIAVKQLSSKSSQGNREFVNEIGMISGLNHPNLVKLYGCCVDKDQLLLVYEYMENNSLALALFGKNFLKLDWGARQKICLGIARGLEFLHEGSTIRMVHRDIKTTNVLLDADLNAKISDFGLARLHETEHSHISTKIAGTIGYMAPEYALWGQLTEKADVYSFGVVAMEIVTGKSNTKQKGSVDHVSLINWALTLQQTGDIMEIIDPILEGEFNRNEAVRMIKVALICTNSSPSLRPAMSDAVKMLEGEIEIKQVMSDPGLYGHNWSFSKLSDLDKYGSSSTSGVTTDQTTTTIKSSVSDLYPLYPQSVIQTPTVELPSSSQ from the exons ATGACAACTCTAAAGACTCT TGATTTATCGTTTAACAAATTGACTGGTGAAATTCAACTACAAAACCTTCCAAAAAAGAC CTATTTGACTGGCAATTTGCTTTCTGGAAACATTGAATCTGGTGCTTTGAGCAACAGCAAATCTTATAT CGATCTCTCTTATAACAATTTCTCATGGTCGTCTAACTGCCAGGAGAG CATTAACAAATACCGGAGCTCATATTTGAAGAACAATTT AACTGGGCTTCTTCCATGCGCGGCTCCAATCCAATGCAGCAAAT ATCAGCGATCACTACATATAAATTGTGGTGGAGAAAATGTAACTATTACAAACTCCTTTGGTAAAACAACTTATCAAACTGATAACAGTCGTCAAACCACCGCTGCATCAAATCAGCACTTCGAATACTGGGGAGTTAGTAACACTGGTGACTTTACCGATGATAATAATGATCTTGATGAGTACTTCATTTCAACTAATTCAATACTATCTGGGGATTATCCTCATGATCTTTATAAGACTGCACGTCGATCTGCTCTCTCCCTCGTTTATTATGCGTTTTGCTTGAAAAATGGACCCTACAATTTGACACTTCATTTTATGGAGATTCGGTTTTTAGACAAAGAACTATACACTCATCTCGGTAGGCGTATATTTGATGTCTATGTTCAG GGAGAATTGTTCTTGAGGGACTTTAACATCAAAGAGGATGCTAACGACACTCTGAAGCCTGTTGTGAAAAGTATGAATGTCAATGTGACAGATCATATGTTAGAGATTCGGTTTTATTGGGCAGGGAAAGGGACAACCCTCATTCCTGAAAGAGGAAATTATGGTCCCCTTATTTCTGCTATCTCCTTGTGTCATCACA GTCTGGAGCCACATTGTGGAG CGGAGATAAAGCATCACATGGACTACCTCCTAATTTGGGGGGCTTCGGGTGCCTTGGTAGCAATAATTCTCTTGGCTTTGGGAATATATGCTAGGAGAAAATGGAAAAGAGCcaatgaaaaaagagaaagag atATGAGAGCCCAGGGTCTACAAACGGTTTGCTTTACTTGGAGGCAACTGCAAGCTGCAACAAACAATTTTAATGAAGCCAACAAACTTGGAGAAGGAGGTTTCGGATCCGTATACAAA GGAGAGCTGTCAGATGGAACTATCATAGCAGTCAAACAGCTTTCTTCCAAGTCAAGCCAAGGAAACCGAGAATTTGTGAATGAGATAGGAATGATCTCAGGTCTGAATCATCCAAATCTTGTCAAGCTTTACGGTTGCTGTGTCGACAAGGATCAATTACTGCTCGTATATGAATACATGGAAAATAACTCCCTTGCTCTTGCCTTGTTTG GAAAGAACTTCTTGAAACTAGATTGGGGAGCAAGACAAAAAATTTGTCTGGGGATCGCAAGAGGGCTTGAATTCCTCCACGAAGGATCGACGATCAGAATGGTTCATCGTGACATAAAAACAACTAATGTCCTTCTAGATGCCGACCTTAATGCAAAGATATCTGATTTTGGATTGGCTAGGCTGCATGAAACAGAACACAGTCACATTAGCACCAAAATTGCAGGAAccat CGGATATATGGCTCCTGAATACGCATTATGGGGTCAACTGACAGAGAAAGCAGACGTGTACAGCTTCGGTGTTGTGGCGATGGAAATTGTTACTGGAAAGAGTAATACGAAACAGAAGGGAAGTGTTGATCACGTCTCGCTTATTAATTGG GCACTGACGCTGCAACAGACAGGGGATATAATGGAGATCATAGATCCTATACTCGAAGGTGAGTTCAATAGAAACGAAGCCGTAAGAATGATCAAAGTTGCTCTCATTTGCACAAACTCATCTCCTTCCTTGAGGCCAGCAATGTCAGATGCTGTTAAAATGCTTGAGGGAGAGATCGAAATCAAACAGGTTATGTCAGATCCTGGTTTATATGGACACAACTGGAGCTTCTCAAAGCTGAGCGACCTTGATAAATATGGTAGCTCGAGCACGTCTGGTGTGACGACcgaccaaacaacaacaacaataaaatcctctgtttctgatCTCTACCCATTATACCCACAATCCGTGATCCAAACTCCAACCGTAGAATTACCATCCTCGTCACAGTAA